The stretch of DNA CATAGACATGTAGTTAATGTGGTTTCGGCTTTTTGAGTACTATCACTAGGATTAATTGTTCTTACCACCACATAATCCTGCAGGGACGAGTTTATGTTCAACCAGGGATGGGTTTAATTGTTGCCATGGGCTGAGCTTTAGGAATTTTCGTTTGGGGATGAAATAAAGGTCCCAAATTAGTAAAGAAGCAAACACACTGTAATATTATATTATGATTTACGAGGTTCCAGACAAAGCACTAAAGTTAAGCATTGAGTCGTCTTGTCACAACAGGTTTTGGCACCTCATAAGCAAAGAGTGAGACCCACAATGCCAGGAATCACTTTAGAAatctactctctccgtcccataatataagatcgtttttgaCACTACGGATGCGTTTGGTTAGAGGGACATGCTAGGGTGGATATGGGCATCCCTATCCAGCTGGATAGGAATAGCCATTTTTTCTGTTCGGTTGACGGATAAGGTTAACCCATGTTTTGTTTGGTTTGAAGGATGAATCATGGTTGGGGATAACCATTTTTCTGTTTGGTTGATGGGTGAGATTAGCCCATTTTCCAATATGAGGCAatcaaatattttttgaattttgaggCAATCAAATATGATGTATGCAATAGTAAGTATAAGAACATGTCGCCCCTGACTTGAACTTTGTTTTTTCCCTTTCAGCTCCTGTAGGAAAATAAGATCAAAGGTCAGCACACAACTTAGAACACAAGTCAACACCACCACCAGCACGTACGCAACCCAGCAACCGGCCAACACGGACCACGCCCGCCGCGCTGTACTGCTGCGCATCTCCCTGCATCTAATGCCCGCACGCCGAGCTGCTCAAGCACCGTGCCCTGCATCTGCCTACCACATCGCGCCCAGGTTCGTCTACCGCCGGTGCCACGCCCAGCTGCGGCGGCCGCCGCCTCCGCACCCATCTGCGTCCGCCCCCGCCGCCACCTCCGCACCCATCAGCGGCCGCCCCTGCAGCCGCACCCATCTGcctccaccccgccgccgccgcatctcTGCGAGCGGGAGAGAAAAGATAGGAAGGAGAGAGGGCCGATGAACTGACCTTCAATTTGCGGCCGTCTCCTCGATttgctgccgccggcacccacgggAAGGAGAGATTCGAGGGAACAAACGGAAACCATAGGGTTGGGGATCTTTTGGAGGTGAGCAGGGGCGAAAACGCTTCGCCCGCGAGCCTGGCTAGCCATGCCCGCGAGATTTTCGCGCGCCTGCGGAGCCGGATTTTTAAGGAATATTCGGAGCATCTGGTTATCCCTGTCCTGCCTCATCCAAGCTCGCCCATTAACCAAACATATGGTATCCATTCTAAATATGGCTATCCCTGTCCCCTGGGTGGTTATCCCTCTAACCAAACACatcctacactagtgtcaaaaacggtcttatattatgggatggagggagtaatttGTAAAAATATTCCTTTAGGTGTTAAAAACTACCAACTCCTTTGTTATTTTTCGAGAGGCGAATTAAATGTGTATCTGATTCTTAACTTGGACTAAGGTTATGAGACAGGCAAAACCAGGCATGAAGGAATATCAGTTAGAAAGCATATTTCTTCATCATTCTTATAGGTATGGAGCCTGTCGACATTGCTCCTACACATGCATATGCGCTACCGGAGAGAATAGGTGAGTTCATGTATCATGTCTGATCGGAAGCAAATAATAAGTCAGTGCACAAACACTTTAATGTCTCTGAATTGTTTTGCTAATGCTTTAGTGGAATCCTGTATGTAGGAATTGTGATACAAGTATCAACATCATAACAACAAATCACCATCTAGTGCCTGTTGTAGTGTTATCCACTGTTTCCATTTGATAATGTTTCTTCAAATAGTCAAATACCATGAGCTTTTGATATTACCAGATAGCATTTTAGTATATAGTTTTCTTAACACCAGAATAAGATTACTAACAAAATTTCAGTAGGTCTCTTTTTGTGTCCACTTGGTGACTATAGTGTACAATTTGTTGAGTTACATGAATAAGTTAACCAGGGGGGCGCTCTTTTAGTTAAAAATAGTTAGGTTATATGACATTACTAGATATTTTATTGGTGTACAAAGTCTCAGTCATCTTGAAGGCCGGTTAGCATTTGCTATCAAGATTGAAGACTCAGAAATTCTGAGTTTGTTAGACTATATCTTGTATGCTATAATAACTCTTTCTGTTGATTTTGCAGTTCTATTCTTCATTATGGACATACGGCTGCTCCAAATGACCGGGTACACTTTTTTTATGATGCTTTGTGGCATTTGATTGTCTTCTCTCTATTATTATTTTACCTGATCAAGCTTTTAAATGTTAGAATTCACCAAATTGAGATTATGTTGTCCGCAGAGCTCAGGTCTCTTTTAAATGAATTTCATACTCCTGATGACTTGAAAATGGGCATGCTTTATAAAAAAAATTCCTCGAGAAAACGCAAAGCCTTGTATTTTGATGCTAGATAGATAAAGTTATTTATAAGCCTACGGATAGGCCAAGTACAACAACACATGCCACACCCCTGAGTGCTCGGCCTAGGGTGGACCCACTGATAAAATGATTCTATGTCTTGTAAATCAGTTCTATTTCTCACCTGAAAATGGGGTGTCACACAGACACAGTATACTATACATGAAATGTAGCAAGGAAAATATCTTGGACCCGGTGTCCTGTGACCGCTATGGTTGAACCTGGCCCCCAGCTCAGCTCCGCTGGGAGTAACACTTGAAGGCTGGTTGCTATTGCCGTAGCCCACAACCACGTCTCTGCTTGGATGGTGTCGAGCAGCGTGGTGATGCTAGGCCTCTGCCCGTTGAATATGGGAGCATTTGATGCTTCCCAAGCCACTGCTCTGTGAGCATTATCAAAGTGGAAAGCCTTCTTCAGCGACGACTATATGGAGTTCAGGCTGTAGAGTTCATCTACCTTGTTATTTGTCAACTACATTTATCAGTACCACGAGGTCTTGAAATCTACCTATGATAATTTGTAAACTGAATGGTGTCTGttgtgtgctactccctccgttccgaattacttgtcgcaggtatggatgtatctagatgtattttagttctagatacacccatttctgcgacgagtaatttggaacggagggagtacctttcaTTTATGATATAGCCGAAAATAAGTTCTCGTCATCAGATACATGTGAACATTGGTGGTAATGACCCTGGTGACGAGTTAGACAATTTTGAATAAAAATTGTCTAGTTGAATAGGCCCAGCATCATAATGTATCCAGCTTACACGTTGCGAGTGATAGCACCAACACAGATATTTATATACAACGATAGAAATCCAACAAAGTAATCATAGCTACAAGGGTCTTGATGTAATATGGGGCGTTCTTATTTTAGGGGAAATTTTGTATTTTGACTCCTCTTAGTTTTTCTTTTCCTCTTTGGTAGATGATCATCTCATATATTTTCAGACGCTGAATGATGGAGACATGGCTCTAATGGACATGGGAGCTGAATATAATTTCTATGGCTCTGACATCACATGTTCATACCCCGTAAGTCCTTCGTAACATTCATCTATCTAATTTGGTACACTATTTTTGTTTTCCAGTGTCTTTACTAAATGGACTTGCTTTTGTTATCTACTGTTAAAAGTGTCAAGGGCTATGCTTATTATGTGCAATGAACTGCTTATGAACATCATTGCTACCAGCGGTTATTATTTATTGAATGTTTATATCTTAATCTAAGCACCCTCAGATATCCTTTCCTTTTCACTTCAGCCCAATTCTCTGTTACGATTAGTTATGATTTACTAAGTATTTAGCTGACTTTGGGCCATAGCTTATAATTCTAGAAGTTTACTTTCCAACAAACCTCGATGCAAGCTGGAGCATTCTTCGGTTCATCACATCTTAATATACTGTTTGTCTAGTAACATCACCTGAATGAGTTTTTGTCTTTTCAGATAAATGGGAAGTTCAACAGCAACCAGGCAACAGTATACAATGTAAGTACTTGTGAGAAAGTGCTTTTCTTCCTGTATGTGAATTAGAACCTGGACAGGTTGTTTGAATCTTTATTGATGCAACACTGACTATTTTACAGTCTGTCCTTAAGGCTCATAATGCTGTCATATCACACATGCAGCCTGGAGTAAAATGGGTTGATATGCACAAGTAAGAATGATTGTTACTTACAGAACCATGCAATTTCTAAACATCCTTGATGGCGTTATCCAAGAATGTTTACTGTTGGCCTCTGTGTTAGATTTTGCAGCATCTTTTGACGCGCCATCTGATCTTttttgcaggctggccgagcagacAATACTTGAATCTCTCAAGAATGAAAAGATTATCCATGGGTGCGTGTGTGAGAGCTGCTCATAGAACTTAAATATGATAATATGTAAAGCTACAATGCTGACTTCTCTATTCCCCGGAATACAATTATTTCAGTGATATTGCTGATATGATGACTCGAAGGTTGGGTGCTGTTTTCATGCCTCATGGTCTTGGGCACTTGCTTGGAATTGACACCCATGATCCCGGAGGCTACCCTGAGGTTGAGATATGGATTTTACCGATGTTTATGCAAGTTTAATCTTTATACCTACCTCCCTGCAACCGAGTTTAATGCTTGTTTTTTGACTTTAGGGCTTAGAGAGGCCAAAGGAGCCAGGACTGAGCTCCTTGCGGACCATAAGAGAACTTAAAGAAGGCATGGTAAGTAATTACCTTTCTCATTAATTTATGAAGATTTAGTAGCACAAAATACTCTTACAATTTCACGCGCACTTTTCTGAGAAGTGGCTAGGTTGTCGTGTTAGCCAGTAAAATTTATGAGCTGTTTGGCACTCTCTTAATGTGTATTCTTTCGAACAGACTATTGACCATTTGGGTATTCAAACAAGATGACAGTAAAATTTATGAGCTGTTTGGAACTCTGTTAATGCGTATTCTTTCGGACAGACTATTGACCATTTAGTAGCACACGTAACCACAATATGTCACATTTGCCTGGTATTGTGGTTATGCTTTAACTGTACAACATCATGCATAGGGTCCCCACAACTTCTGAAAGTTAATACCTTTTCTGTTATCAGTTCTTCATACACAAGCTGCTTTGTGTAGGCAGTTAGACATCAAGGCCTTGAGACTTGTTGTGGTATAGTAATCATAATGGATATTTTGAAGATGACAAACTTAAATATATCATGCAGAAGAGCATGGAAACATCTAAAGTTCTCCGACATATATATCGATGTATATCTTCTCCTATTTTAGCATATGCTATCTGAGAGCGAGGATAAGAAATGAAGGACAACATAGATAATTTGAACAATAAATGGTCGTGAATCCTCTGAATAGTACTGTATTTTCTGCATCCATGTTGAGAAGGGTGTGTGGGCATCTTACATATAGTTATAACAAGCATCTGAGCTCACATGGTTTTTGAACTGCAGGTTATTACGGTTGAGCCAGGCTGTTATTTCATCGATGCTTTGCTGAGGCCTGCCAGGGATGATCCAGTTTCCTCAAAATTCTTCAACTGGGAAGAGATTGAGAAGTACAAAAGTTTTGGTGGTGTTCGTATTGAAAGTGATCTGGTATGTCTTGCTTGGTTGCTCTCCTCCATTACATAGTAAAACAACTTAACTCTCTTAATTGCTGGTGCACCGCTAGTCCGCTACTTGTAGGTACGAAGTAATGCCAACACATTTGCTCTATTACTGATCTCTCTTGGAaaagttatactccctccgtcccaaagtaTAGCGCTTATTAGATTTTTCCATAGTCAAACcttgtaaactttgaccaagtttgtagaaaacATTGTCAACATCTGGAATACCAAATAGGTACAATTGATTCATgatggaatatattttcatatggtatatatttggtattgtagacatACATAATTTTCTAAATGAAGTTGGTCAAAGTTTGTGAAGGTTGACTTTCACGAAAACCAAGTGTGCactatattatactccctccgttcctaaatataagtctttgtagagattccactacggaCTACAcacagagcaaaatgaatgaatctacactctagaatgcatctacatacatccgtatgtggtccatagtgaaatctctacaaagacttatatttaggaacggagggagtaggacagAGGGGAGCACTACAAGAAAACAGAAATTGGTTGGCATACGTTGATAGACCTCTCAATGTCGCAAGTGATCTTGCATAGACTTTAATGTATGTGCTACAATGGAGATGATAAAAATGTCTTGTCCCCATAAGAGTCAAAGTTCAGTTAGGGCACACTTCCGAGTTCGGTTACTGAAGTACAGAGATTGGAACAATTTAGCTCTGAATCTTGAATAATTTTTTGAAGTGCTAAATTTTGTTGGGCTAAAATGTGGACTAATGTTCCGTGTTCAGCATTCACACTTCAGCATGCTGGCATGCTCACAAAGAACCAACCGTTACCATGGTAGTGAGGTTTTATACTTCGGTCATGGTTACGTGCTTTCGCTGGTAACAAGGTCCAGAAATTTTAGCATGTAGATGTGGATGGCAgtataaaaggaaaaaaagatactgCCAGATTGCAGAGTAAAGAGACATTTGGTTATCACCAGTGCACAGAGTTTCTCTTGACGTGTCAAGAACTCAACAGAAATTTCTGTAGCATCCACATTGCATTGGCCTTTACATAGTGCTAGCCTtgttatttactccctccgttccaaattactcgtcgtgcttttagttcaaatttgaactaaaaccacgacgagtaaattggAACGGAGTGAGTACATGCTAACAAGATATTCCATAATTTGAACTAAAATCACGACGAGTaaattggaacggagggagtacatgctaacAAGATATTCCATTGCTGCAGTATGTGACGGCACAAGGATGCAAGAACCTGACAAACTGCCCCCGGGAGACCTGGGAAATCGAAGCAGTAATGGCTGGCGCGCCATGGCCTCCACGTGCTTCCGTGACAAGAGCAGAGAACGGACTGCCCAAAGCCTGAGCACTCGCTTGTTTGATGCTCCCTGGGTGAAACATAACCGTAATAATTGAATAAATGAAGTATAGGATACTTTAATAAGTGGGTGATGGTTTCATATGCTGTGCTGTTGGTTTGGTTTGAGTTTGAGGATAAATTGGCATCTTAAGTTCTAGATCTGGTGAAGTCAGTTAGTTGTAGCTGTCCTATGTGGACTCGAAAGGTTGAAGGCTCTTGCAGTTAGTTCGACCGTCTCTGTTGAGAACCAGCAACGCTATTTATCATGAGAAATCAAGCGAATGAGCATGCAACATTTGTTTGTTTCGTGTCATCACAAAAATAATGCGGTTTGTTATATTTGTTGGGGACAAGTACAGATTATCAGTTCTTCTGTTCATCTGAAGTAAAGTATATTCTTAGGATCCTGATAAGTGCCACATGTGGAATGAACACATGGCAATTCTGAACGGTTTTTTATGACAAGTTTAGTGATGTGAGTATAACAATTttagttgttaagcatgtcaactcTTTTTCCGGATGAAAATGCCAGCCAGAGTGTTTTGTAATatacgtgtggcacttatcatttgagtatttttattttactttcccTACACTTTTATGTTGAGAGCTACACCTGTTTTCAACAAATTAACCTCGTAGAGAAGCTTATTTTTTTTGTTGGAAGCTTTGTCTCCCCCAAACAGGTGAAGGCGGCTTCCGGTTTACAAATTCTTTAGTTGGTCAATATTGTACGCGCTGCCCTTAAAGCAACTCCAACGTCGTTCGTTTCGGTCGGTGTGGACACAAAAGTCGGCCCAACACATTGACCCAAATGGACGTGTGTCTGCTTGGTGGCCGCCTGCCGACCTATTTCTGGTTCTTTTTGAatcggatttgcgtcggcgcggacacgagacgAATGCGTGCGTGCGCCTTCTCCTTTCTccgggcccgctggtcggtggtAGCCTCTATCATTTTCCTCCATTTTCTCAAAAAAAACCTCCCACCCCCGCGCGCTTCCGCCCCACCCCCGCCATGGAAGACGGCCTCGAAGCCGCCGCcagcctcgcctccctcgccttgTCCGGCATGACGACCGCCCCCTCCGGCAAAGGCTAGCCTCACGCCCCCCGCAAGACCGCCGCCGCGCCCAAGTCGAAGAAGGCGTCGACGCCCGAACAACGGGCAAGGGAGTCGCCAAGAGGAAGGGTCGGAGGCACGTGGCGGCCGCAAGGGATGAAGCCATCGCGGTAGCCGCCGTCGGTGCCGCTGCGCAGCAAGAGGTCACCAAACGCCTGCGTCGCGGCGGCAACGAGTGAGGTGCTCTATatgctagggttaaaccctagccagcacggcTTCCTCCACGCCGCCGTGGCCGCTGCCAGCACCGGCTTCCACGTCTATCCGCAGGCCTGCCGCCACTCCGGAGAGTGCTCGCCCGAGGTGAGCGTGGTGGCGCCTTCCACGCCCACGCCCGcccccatcgacctcaacgccacaccGGTGGCTCGTCATCCGGAGGCGCGAGGAAACATGCGCGGCAGATGCCAGCCGACGTACTGCCGGGTGCACGCAACCTGTTCGACGCAATGCCGGCCGCCGCCGACGAGGACTACATGCAGAACATGATCTTCGAGGGTGGTGCGTCGGCCGCTGGCTACGATCCCAacgagacacaaagccaggacggccgAGGGGCGTTCACGCCGTCCGCTGgctacgatcaagaccaggcggccttcatgcgtgatcaggCCAGCATCGACCTGGACGGCTTCCCACTCGACCACGAGTTTTCAGAGGACGACGGGCAAGAGGAAGAGGACAAGTGCAACATCGAAggggagcctttgttcgaggacgagcttGCCAACCAAGCCGCCGGGGTgaagccgaagcgcaagagcaagcggaCCAAAGCATACACGGCGGCCGAGGACAGGCTTCTTTGCAAGTGTTGGAGAGACATTGGGCAAGACCCCAAGACGGGCGCTGAACAAAAACATTCAACTTTTTGGATTCGTGTCCACCATGAGTTccgtgagcgcaagaagttcccgcCGTACCAAATAGTAAGCACGCGCGGGTGGGTGTCCATTTCGAAGCgatggagggtgatccaacaagagtgcaacaagttttgtgccactcgtgagagcgtcaaggcccgctgtgtgagcggcatcgacatgcaagacatggtatgctagcaagcCGTCCTCTTTTGTGTCATCATGTTTATGCTTGCGTGTTCATTTGCATACTATTTGCCAATATGCTTACATGAAAAtatttgtaggcatttcaagctttggaggcattcaaggtccaacacaatggcaagtgcttcaacctctcccattgctttAGGGTGATCAAagacgaggagaagttcaaggcgcaatatgccgcCCTCAAGTCGGGTGGGGGGAAGCAAGCCGTGGAGGAGGTTGGGGACGGTGAGAAGGCACGACCACGAGGGAataccaactccaagaaggaggacaagcgagatGCGGCGTCCAATGCCTTGATCGCTATCGTGGAGGGCATGATGAGCAACAATGACTCAAGGGAGGAGCGCTGGCGTTACAAAAAAGAAcaaatgaacgccttcatggagatccaaaggaggctTGAGATGGACGTGGAGAAGTAAGCCAAGATgcttgagatggaggcggagaagcaagccaagatgcttgagATCGAGGCAGCCAACGCCAAGACCAAtgcgaaagaagtggctctcgcgagCATGATGACTGGGGTGGAGATCAttaaggtggatctcaacaccgtgtcgccaaggaagaggccgtggtttGAGAAGATGCAGATCGACATGATCAAATTTgacgacgagtgatctatggcggcGAGCGCCATTCTTTTTTTATGCCGGCAGgtgtgctggcatgaccacggggccacgatggcgtggtcgaactcaagtctCACCTCTTTTTTGTGTGCTGACCGCTAgcgagtgcgccagcatgaactgCGTGGTGATATTTTTTGAAGCCGGCACTGACAAAGTGCCGGCATGAGACATGACCGCTGACATGATCTATGGCTGCGAGCCTTTTTAAAAATTGAGTCCGGGCATGAAATGGGTCAGTGCGTTGGACGCACTACCGACCTAAATCTAAAACAGGACGGACGCCGGACAGACGGCCAATCTAAACAGATAAAAAACAGACAAAAGagtcgtccgtttgggtcggcccattAAAATTGCTCTTATGTTTCTTGAGAGCAAAGGCACATTTCCTCAGTTGTCTGCGACTGCATCACTGCACGCAATGAACTCGAACTGTGGAGTGGAGGGTTCCCGTCTCCCTCGAGNNNNNNNNNNNNNNNNNNNNNNNNNNNNNNNNNNNNNNNNNNNNNNNNNNNNNNNNNNNNNNNNNNNNNNNNNNNNNNNNNNNNNNNNNNNNNNNNNNNNGGCCgctccggccgcggcggccaccCACCTGCCTTAATGGTGACGCCTCCCCCGCCTTCGCCAGCTGCAAGCGCACGCTCCGGACCGGATCCACCAGCGCGGGATATCCCTGTTTCCCCTGGTCCGTCTGAGGTGCCTGAATCACAGCCCGAGGTTTCCCCAGATCCGGCCGACCGGCCGCAGATCCAGCAATAATCCTCGCTGCCGCTGGCCGCGATGCCTTCAAGCGAGGCCGAGCTACCGCCGCCCCCTACGCAGCGCCTTAAATCCATCATCGTCGCCCCATCTCCACCAGCTGCCAAGATTTCCCTTCCGGGGATGGGCGGTGGGTGGACCGAGGTCAGCCACCAGAAGAAGAAACGCCCTGCCTCCTGCCCGCCGGGCTACAGGGCGCACCCCGGGGTGCAGCGGCCGGACCGACGCAGTGGCTTCAATGCGGACGCCGCCCGCACGGCCTTCTTAAGCCGATTCCGCGGCTGCTGCTTCCGCTGCCTCAGCAAGAAACACCGCCGCGCCGACTGCCATGATCCCATCCACTGCATCCTCTGCGAACTGCCGGGCCACATAGAAAAGCAGTGCGCGCAAAATCAGCGCCCCCGGCCTCGGCAAGACGCTCCTCCGGCGCCAATCCACTCGCGCCTCTGTTTCCCGCCGCCTGCTGCATCCACCATGCCCACCACCACCCCGGCCATCCAGCGCCACATCGACCCCTCCCGCCGCCGCAGAGAGAGCCACTCGCTGACCATGTCTTCCCCGGCGACCGAGCAGGCCATTTTCTTCCTGCGCAACCATGCCATTACCATGACAGCGACGGACGACGTCAACGCCACGTCCCCCATGGCGGTAGGCCGCGCGCTGGAGGCGCAGCTTGCCGTCCCGGTGAGCCAGCTGTGTGTCACGGCTCACCACCCGAAGCACTACCTCGTCATCTTCAGCCAGCCCACGCACCACGtcaacgccgttcgccgcggctcaATCAGGGTCAACAGCGCCACCTTCAACATCGCGCCGTGGCACGAGCACGACCACGCCGTCTTCGACACGCTCCAGCTCCATGTCCGAGTCGTCATCGAGAAGGTCCCGATGCAGTAATGGTCCCTGGAAGGGATTGACGAAATCCTCGGGAAGAAGGTGCACGTCGACCGCATCGACAGCAGGACGCAAGAGCGCGGACACACGAAGAAATTCGCCTACTGGGTCTGGACggacgacgtcgcccacatccccacctagtttcttttaatggagcatggtatagtaggtactcctggatctccaagtttctttggtattccacccttaaaattata from Triticum dicoccoides isolate Atlit2015 ecotype Zavitan chromosome 6A, WEW_v2.0, whole genome shotgun sequence encodes:
- the LOC119316742 gene encoding xaa-Pro dipeptidase-like translates to MATSSLAPPEVPMELHAGNRDRLLTALRAHLSATASPPRGLALLQGGEEQTRHCTDHLELFRQESYFAYLFGVREPGFYGAIDIASGQSILFAPRLPPDYAVWMGEIKPLPYFKDRYKVDLVFYVDEIVQVLQDRFSQHGKPVLFLLYGKSTDSGNYSKPASFEGIEKFDTDLGTLHPILTECRVIKSEMELALIQYANDVSSEAHIEVMRQAKPGMKEYQLESIFLHHSYRYGACRHCSYTCICATGENSSILHYGHTAAPNDRTLNDGDMALMDMGAEYNFYGSDITCSYPINGKFNSNQATVYNSVLKAHNAVISHMQPGVKWVDMHKLAEQTILESLKNEKIIHGDIADMMTRRLGAVFMPHGLGHLLGIDTHDPGGYPEGLERPKEPGLSSLRTIRELKEGMVITVEPGCYFIDALLRPARDDPVSSKFFNWEEIEKYKSFGGVRIESDLYVTAQGCKNLTNCPRETWEIEAVMAGAPWPPRASVTRAENGLPKA